The genomic window CGCGCGTCACGGCGAGCGCGCAGGCCGGGCGCGCGACGATGAGGGCATGACCGACGAGCGAGGGGATGCCGCTGCCGCGGCCGCGCGCCGACCCGAGCTCGACCGCACCGCCCCGCCGCTCCCCGGGCGCGCCGTCATCCGCCAGCGCTGGAGCGACTTCCTCTTCCTGCACTGGCGCGTGCCCGCCTCGGAGGTCGCCCCGATGCTCCCCGCCGGCACCCGCCCCGACGTCTTCGACGGCAGCGCCTGGGTGGGGCTCATCCCCTTCGTGCTCAGCGACCACGCCTTCCTGCCGCTGCCGCCCGTGCCCGGCCTCGGCACGTTCATCGAGATCAACGTGCGCACCTACTCCGTCGACGAGCAGGGCAACCACGGCGTCGTCTTCCGCTCGCTCGACGCCGAGCAGCTGCCCTCCGTGCTCGCCGCGCAGGCGCTCTTCGGGCTCCCCTACCGCTGGGCGCAGGCGGGCATGCGGCGCGACGCCGCGCGCGGGACCGTCGAGTACCGGGCCCGCCGGCGCTCCGGGCAGCACCCGCGCACG from Microcella daejeonensis includes these protein-coding regions:
- a CDS encoding YqjF family protein, translating into MTDERGDAAAAAARRPELDRTAPPLPGRAVIRQRWSDFLFLHWRVPASEVAPMLPAGTRPDVFDGSAWVGLIPFVLSDHAFLPLPPVPGLGTFIEINVRTYSVDEQGNHGVVFRSLDAEQLPSVLAAQALFGLPYRWAQAGMRRDAARGTVEYRARRRSGQHPRTRILARPGATPVDTALSRFLTARWGFHERHLGRTIHARNTHEPWPLVEAELLALDDQLVAAAGFPGLAARKPDSVLATPLGHPGLITEFAAARTLPSGDAQRARRGRPVD